The Plasmodium vinckei vinckei genome assembly, chromosome: PVVCY_14 genome window below encodes:
- a CDS encoding GTP-binding translation elongation factor, putative produces the protein MYYFLKDCNNLAAKRVASHLTNVNIEGIKIYRKNIFISNTLVSDKVNRIKSDPNSVRTYCTFLTGNRNIGYSKNDIKKQNKKKKTFCEINNKLFFSTNKKINIINPEKIRNVAIIAHVDHGKTTLVDKLLRQGGEETNNDRVMDHNDLEKERGITIMSKVTRIKHDDYFFNIVDTPGHSDFGGEVERVLNLIDGVCLIVDVVEGPKNQTKFVLKKSLLNPKCKIIVIMNKFDKPSNIKKKEEIENEIFDLFAELNAPDELMNYPILYASAKNGWCTDNFEDAKQNKCEQDNVLIIFKKIIEYFDSPISSSNSMLEKYYSTNPELDPKNSLTTQETNLADKKKELQAQIINEPFSMLVSLIDNQEGVGVIITGKIYSGCIKKGDSIIVKSEDNKTKGTAIVKNIFYMKGRKIENVNSASVGDIVNISIAKGIVPSVNDTILSEEKLDSLKARPIDPPVLCLKISQNTSPLTGKDGKHITLSSIGNRLKKEAAINVAIEISESEKKDSYEVKGRGELQLGILIEKLRREGYEMTISSPNVIYKNDENGNLLEPIEEFHITIPSLISSNVIEKLNTRKADIIDIINDNDNTFIKCICPSKNFFGMRSYLRDISKGTSIVNSELKEYKKKQPSYKSDRNGVIISSSNGTTTAFSLDPIQLKGNLFVSENYPTYEGMIIGEHFLSNDIEMNAVKVKPVQHLRNKGHEETIRINHKNITIEYALSFIQDDEEIEVTPKRIVMRKKILNTELRKTANRKAKSC, from the coding sequence atgtattattttttgaaagaCTGCAACAATTTGGCAGCTAAGAGGGTTGCTAGCCACCTAACTAATGTCAATATAGAGGggataaaaatttatcgAAAAAATATCTTCATTTCAAACACTTTAGTTAGTGACAAAGTTAATCGAATTAAATCGGATCCAAATAGTGTAAGGACATATTGCACATTTTTAACTGGAAACAGAAATATTggttattcaaaaaatgacataaaaaaacaaaataaaaagaaaaaaacattttgtgaaataaataataaattatttttttctacaaataaaaaaataaatattattaatccAGAAAAAATACGTAACGTAGCTATAATTGCACATGTAGATCATGGAAAAACAACACTTGTTGATAAATTGTTAAGACAAGGAGGTGaagaaacaaataatgATCGAGTAATGGATCATAATGATTTAGAAAAGGAAAGAGGTATAACTATAATGTCAAAAGTTACAAGAATAAAACATgatgattatttttttaatattgttGATACACCTGGTCATTCGGATTTTGGAGGAGAAGTAGAAAGAGTTCTTAACCTAATTGATGGGGTTTGTTTAATTGTTGATGTAGTAGAAGGCCCAAAAAATCAAACAAAATttgttttgaaaaaatcCCTTTTAAATCcaaaatgtaaaattatagtaattatgaataaattTGACAAACCaagtaatattaaaaaaaaagaagaaattgaaaatgaaatatttgatttatttgcAGAATTAAATGCACCAGATGAATTAATGAATTATCCAATCCTTTATGCATCAGCTAAAAATGGATGGTGTACTGATAATTTCGAGGATgctaaacaaaataaatgtgaGCAAGATaatgttttaattatatttaaaaaaattatcgaATATTTTGATTCTCCAATTAGTTCGTCAAATAGTATgcttgaaaaatattattctaCAAACCCCGAGCTTGACCCCAAAAATTCCCTTACTACCCAAGAAACAAATTTAgctgataaaaaaaaagaattacaagcccaaataataaatgagcCATTCAGTATGCTAGTCAGTCTTATAGATAACCAAGAAGGTGTTGGGGTTATTATTActggaaaaatatatagtgggtgtataaaaaaaggtgATAGTATAATTGTTAAAAGTgaagataataaaacaaaaggTACAGctattgtaaaaaatatattttatatgaaaggaagaaaaatagaaaatgtaaattCAGCTAGTGTTGGTgatattgtaaatatatcaattgCTAAAGGTATTGTACCATCTGTTAATGATACTATATTATCTGAAGAAAAATTAGATAGTTTAAAAGCTAGACCTATAGACCCTCCAGTCCtttgtttaaaaatttcACAAAATACTAGTCCTTTAACTGGAAAAGATGGAAAACATATAACTTTATCATCAATTGGTAATCGACTTAAAAAAGAAGCAGCTATAAATGTTGCAATTGAAATTAGTGAGTcggaaaaaaaagatagtTATGAAGTAAAAGGCAGAGGAGAATTACAATTAGGTATACtaattgaaaaattaagaaGAGAAGGATATGAAATGACTATATCTTCACCAAAtgttatatacaaaaatgatgaaaatggaAATTTGTTAGAACCAATTGAAGAATTTCATATTACTATACCTTCATTAATTAGCTCAAATgttattgaaaaattaaatacaaGAAAAGCTGATATTattgatataataaatgataatgataatacatttataaaatgtatttgtccatctaaaaatttttttggtATGCGATCATATTTACGTGATATAAGTAAAGGTACATCTATAGTCAATTCAgaattaaaagaatataaaaaaaaacaaccCTCATATAAAAGTGATAGGAATGgtgttattatttcatcttCTAATGGAACAACAACTGCTTTCTCATTAGACCCTATCCAATTAAAAGGCAACCTATTTGTTAGTGAAAATTATCCAACCTATGAAGGTATGATTATAGGagaacattttttaagcaATGATATTGAAATGAATGCAGTTAAAGTAAAACCAGTACAACATTTAAGAAATAAAGGACATGAAGAAACTATCAGAATTAaccataaaaatatcacTATCGAATATGCTCTATCTTTTATTCAAGATGATGAAGAAATTGAAGTTACTCCTAAAAGAATAGTTAtgcgaaaaaaaatacttaaCACTGAATTAAGAAAGACTGCAAATAGAAAAGCAAAAAGCTGTTAA
- a CDS encoding mitochondrial ATP synthase F1, epsilon subunit, putative, with protein MWKAANVSYTRYASEMAHILRKCLKDPYSDIALERSKMHLREVIYKDGKPISQELHEEFEKAFKNLDLNK; from the exons atgtggAAAGCGGCGAATGTTTCATATACAAGATATGCTTCGGAAATGGCACATATTTTAAGAAA gTGTCTGAAAGACCCATATTCTGATATAGCACTGGAGAGAAGTAAAATGCATTTACGAGAAGTAATATACAAAGATGGCAAGCCAATTAGTCAAG aACTACATGAAGAATTTGAAAAagcatttaaaaatttagatCTTAATAAATGA
- a CDS encoding secreted ookinete protein, putative, whose product MNRWVLLIIYFALIEAICAYNNKNIVSSFLSYINSKINYKNEVSKVIEMDNTVACLVNNNSQGYNECLCDFKKINEFEKKCSYHLKKSQEEAKNCSEEHCEICCNLVKPKNQNESILGYELVCKKKCTKSNITSPLNQDDYKLAFTKLFEFIRIFYPPNILSYHPIQNKKYPTYTNKVLNTKYQQIADDLNLEANQINREYVDNGMNRSVEDKTEDLFSPYDEN is encoded by the exons atgaatagaTGGGTTTTgctaattatttattttgcaCTTATAGAAGCTATTtgtgcatataataataagaaCATTGTTTCTTcgtttttatcatatataaactcaaaaataaattataaaaatgaggTATCAAAAGTGATAGAAATGGATAATACAGTGGCTTGTCTagtgaataataatagccAAGGTTATAATGAATGTTTATgtgattttaaaaaaataaatgaatttgaaaaaaaatgctcatatcatttaaaaaaaagtcaAGAAGAAGCAAAAAACTGTTCAGAAGAACATTGTGAAATTTGTTGTAATTTAGTTAAGccaaaaaatcaaaatgaaTCAATACTAGGTTATGAATTagtttgtaaaaaaaaatgtactAAGTCTAATATAACTTCACCTTTAAATCAAGATGATTATAAATTAgcttttacaaaattatttgaatttattcgtattttttatcctccaaatattttaagttATCACCcaattcaaaataaaaaatatccgACCTACACCAACAAAGTCTTAAATACAa AATATCAACAAATAGCAGACGATCTTAATTTAGAGGCTAATCAA ATTAATAGAGAATATGTTGATAATGGAATGAATAGAAGTGTTGAAGATAAAACAGAAGATTTGTTTTCCCCATATGATGAAAactaa